A genome region from Hevea brasiliensis isolate MT/VB/25A 57/8 chromosome 7, ASM3005281v1, whole genome shotgun sequence includes the following:
- the LOC110659904 gene encoding isopentenyl-diphosphate Delta-isomerase I isoform X2 — MSVTTRLLNAHAATRLSSSLPSSASPRYSHFLSTQFASPSLIQFPLTLKPSSTSSFSRVFSSSPSAITATSTMGEAPDVGMDAVQKRLMFDDECILVDENDGVVGHASKYNCHLWENILKGNALHRAFSVFLFNSKYELLLQQRSGTKVTFPLVWTNTCCSHPLYRESELIDEDALGVRNAAQRKLFDELGIPAEDVPVDHFTPLGRILYKASSDGKWGEHELDYLLFIVRDVNVNPNPDEVADVKYVNRDQLKELLRKADSGEEDFQVMPLGVVDSVQFCQCQTKIQS; from the exons ATGTCTGTCACCACTCGCCTTCTAAATGCCCACGCCGCCACCAGACTCTCGTCTTCGCTTCCCTCCTCTGCTTCTCCTCGCTATTCTCACTTTCTCTCTACCCAATTTGCCTCTCCTTCTCTCATTCAATTCCCTCTAACTCTTAAACCTTCGTCTACCTCTTCGTTCTCTAGGGTATTTTCGTCTTCTCCATCTGCAATCACCGCTACTTCCACCATGGGTGAGGCTCCAGATGTCGGCATGGATGCTGTCCAGAAACGCCTCATGTTCGACGATGA ATGCATTTTAGTAGATGAGAACGATGGTGTTGTTGGTCATGCTTCCAAATATAATT GTCATTTGTGGGAAAATATTTTGAAGGGGAACGCATTACATAGAGCTTTTAGCGTATTTCTCTTCAACTCAAAATATGAGCTACTCCTTCAG CAACGCTCTGGGACAAAGGTGACATTCCCGCTTGTATGGACAAACACTTGCTGTAGTCATCCTCTGTACCGTGAATCTGAGCTTATTGATGAGGATGCTCTTG GTGTGAGAAATGCTGCACAAAGGAAGCTTTTCGATGAGCTTGGTATCCCTGCTGAAGATGTTCCAGTTGATCATTTTACTCCACTAGGACGTATACTATATAAGGCGTCCTCCGATGGAAAGTGGGGAGAGCATGAAC TTGATTATCTGCTCTTTATAGTccgtgatgttaatgtaaatccAAACCCTGATGAGGTAGCTGATGTAAAGTATGTTAACCGGGATCAGTTGAAGGAGCTCTTGAGGAAGGCGGATTCTGGCGAGGAAG ATTTTCAAGTAATGCCACTTGGAGTGGTAGATTCGGTGCAATTTTGTCAGTGTCAAACTAAAATCCAAAGTTGA
- the LOC131181614 gene encoding putative F-box protein At1g55070, giving the protein MDCYISKLPDDIVQRILCNLPTVALSQCRCVCKSWHNFLLDPDFAKLCLSREPSSSLLLFMENETLVSTKHTSAPLYPLELHRIVNPMMGKYITLPPCRNIREWCLDQCLLGFCPKTKRYKAICISSKDGDWEAYVHTIGTGVSWGSIGAVPFGGCHHNRVFSDAFVNGCCHWLVFRRIGYVSKRAEDDNLEIWVMKEYGVVESWAKLLVLENHMNFRSFSFLEVTKLLANGEVLLFDGHNLILYNPLSNNYRSLDIPGFRSAFDGRRHDFIVHNNPIFASLIDMLLGDNVKVGILF; this is encoded by the exons ATGGATTGCTatatatcaaaactgccagacgACATCGTCCAAAGGATCTTGTGCAACCTACCAACCGTGGCTCTTTCACAGTGCAGGTGCGTCTGTAAGTCATGGCACAACTTTCTCTTAGACCCTGATTTTGCTAAACTTTGCCTCTCAAGAGAACCCAGTTCTAGCCTTCTGCTCTTCATGGAGAACGAAACGCTAGTTTCAACAAAACACACA TCCGCTCCACTTTATCCCTTGGAGTTGCATCGCATAGTAAACCCAATGATGGGCAAGTACATTACTCTTCCACCATGTAGAAATATAAGGGAATGGTGCCTAGACCAGTGTTTACTTGGGTTCTGTCCTAAGACTAAACGATATAAGGCTATTTGCATTTCCAGCAAAGATGGTGATTGGGAAGCCTATGTCCACACTATTGGGACGGGTGTTTCTTGGGGAAGCATAGGGGCTGTTCCTTTTGGGGGTTGTCATCATAATAGGGTTTTTTCTGATGCATTTGTTAATGGATGTTGTCATTGGCTTGTCTTCCGTAGAATAGG CTATGTAAGCAAGCGTGCTGAAGATGATAATTTGGAGATATGGGTGATGAAAGAGTATGGTGTTGTAGAATCCTGGGCCAAATTGCTTGTCTTAGAAAACCATATGAACTTTAGGAGTTTCTCGTTTCTTGAGGTAACGAAGTTGTTAGCAAATGGGGAAGTCCTGTTGTTTGATGGACACAACTTGATTCTGTACAACCCTTTAAGCAACAATTACAGAAGTTTGGATATTCCTGGATTTCGATCAGCTTTTGATGGAAGAAGACATGATTTCATTGTCCACAATAATCCAATCTTTGCTTCACTCATAGATATGTTGCTGGGAGACAACGTGAAGGTCGGGATACTTTTTTGA
- the LOC110659904 gene encoding isopentenyl-diphosphate Delta-isomerase I isoform X1, with protein MSVTTRLLNAHAATRLSSSLPSSASPRYSHFLSTQFASPSLIQFPLTLKPSSTSSFSRVFSSSPSAITATSTMGEAPDVGMDAVQKRLMFDDECILVDENDGVVGHASKYNCHLWENILKGNALHRAFSVFLFNSKYELLLQQRSGTKVTFPLVWTNTCCSHPLYRESELIDEDALGVRNAAQRKLFDELGIPAEDVPVDHFTPLGRILYKASSDGKWGEHELDYLLFIVRDVNVNPNPDEVADVKYVNRDQLKELLRKADSGEEGINLSPWFRLVVDNFLLKWWENVENGTLKEAVDMKTIHKLS; from the exons ATGTCTGTCACCACTCGCCTTCTAAATGCCCACGCCGCCACCAGACTCTCGTCTTCGCTTCCCTCCTCTGCTTCTCCTCGCTATTCTCACTTTCTCTCTACCCAATTTGCCTCTCCTTCTCTCATTCAATTCCCTCTAACTCTTAAACCTTCGTCTACCTCTTCGTTCTCTAGGGTATTTTCGTCTTCTCCATCTGCAATCACCGCTACTTCCACCATGGGTGAGGCTCCAGATGTCGGCATGGATGCTGTCCAGAAACGCCTCATGTTCGACGATGA ATGCATTTTAGTAGATGAGAACGATGGTGTTGTTGGTCATGCTTCCAAATATAATT GTCATTTGTGGGAAAATATTTTGAAGGGGAACGCATTACATAGAGCTTTTAGCGTATTTCTCTTCAACTCAAAATATGAGCTACTCCTTCAG CAACGCTCTGGGACAAAGGTGACATTCCCGCTTGTATGGACAAACACTTGCTGTAGTCATCCTCTGTACCGTGAATCTGAGCTTATTGATGAGGATGCTCTTG GTGTGAGAAATGCTGCACAAAGGAAGCTTTTCGATGAGCTTGGTATCCCTGCTGAAGATGTTCCAGTTGATCATTTTACTCCACTAGGACGTATACTATATAAGGCGTCCTCCGATGGAAAGTGGGGAGAGCATGAAC TTGATTATCTGCTCTTTATAGTccgtgatgttaatgtaaatccAAACCCTGATGAGGTAGCTGATGTAAAGTATGTTAACCGGGATCAGTTGAAGGAGCTCTTGAGGAAGGCGGATTCTGGCGAGGAAGGTATAAATTTGTCACCTTGGTTTAGACTAGTTGTGGACAACTTCTTGTTGAAATGGTGGGAAAATGTCGAAAATGGGACACTCAAGGAAGCAGTTGACATGAAAACGATTCACAAGTTGAGTTGA
- the LOC110659900 gene encoding probable WRKY transcription factor 2 has product MDPNPPPQQPPSKTLLSSSVARIDNFTKRNCTISSDEASENAIRGSIAQRRAAKNGFKAVSINTARFRTTSPLASPAAAGIRSPCITIPPGISPTALLDSPIMLPNSQPSPTTGTFPLVHLNFESTMLNTVIPADMDKGSNAGSFSFKPHKDPGPVPDFATLENQGNNVDYQAVVSMRTSSAFEFPVEFPKEATTESCAGDSAPDMKISNGMIANSNFSDVQMGHTDVASNQTSIQMEPIPGENVGTHHAQEEEKRTLPATGVGRNSEDGYNWRKYGQKQVKGSEYPRSYYKCTHPNCEVKKKIEHSYDGQIMEIIYKGAHNHPKPQPNCRAQVGSASLFDEMPEMVEGRETCSKVEVGSVWKNSKPVPKDVKAGSDWKANGMERTSSTSVVTELSDLLSATHGKSTGTFKSAGTPELSSTLVSNDDDDDDGATQGSISLGVDADIEESESKRRRIESCLVETSLASRAVREPRVVVQIESEIDILDDGYRWRKYGQKVVKGNPNPRSYYKCTTAGCSVRKHVERASHNLKYVITTYEGKHNHEVPAARNSNTATNTQPPLASAGNTNRPKPETQIQDFGPGFDRKPVFDNDYLRHSFGGSFCNEMKLGASSIYPLKYPTFQHTMPYGSFEINCGATHHSGSIASFVPDFPISLPSSVHASANLSLAGVDFNYNRKPIGESQPLLSRQQLVKPKLEQRDDNLYDAGQSSIDHVNASRSSSSVVYQRIMENFPS; this is encoded by the exons ATGGACCCAAATCCACCACCGCAACAACCACCCTCCAAAACCCTACTTTCCTCCTCCGTTGCTCGTATTGACAACTTCACGAAAAGAAATTGCACCATCAGCTCCGACGAAGCATCGGAGAATGCTATCAGAGGAAGCATTGCCCAAAGAAGAGCAGCCAAAAATGGGTTCAAAGCGGTGAGTATTAATACTGCGAGGTTTCGGACCACCAGCCCCTTGGCTTCGCCGGCTGCCGCGGGGATTCGATCACCTTGTATAACTATTCCGCCTGGGATTAGCCCCACCGCTCTGCTCGATTCGCCGATTATGTTGCCCAATTCTCAG CCTTCTCCCACCACTGGAACTTTTCCGTTAGTGCATCTCAATTTTGAAAGTACAATGCTGAATACAGTGATTCCTGCTGATATGGACAAGGGCAGTAATGCTGGTTCTTTCAGCTTCAAGCCTCACAAGGATCCTGGTCCTGTGCCAGATTTTGCTACATTGGAAAATCAG GGAAATAATGTTGATTACCAAGCAGTTGTATCGATGAGAACATCATCGGCTTTTGAATTCCCAGTAGAGTTTCCTAAAGAAGCTACCACAGAAAGCTGTGCTGGAGATTCAGCCCCTGATATGAAAATCTCAAATGGCATGATTGCAAATTCCAACTTCAGTGATGTGCAAATGGGTCATACTGATGTGGCTAGCAATCAAACCTCTATTCAAATGGAACCCATCCCTGGGGAAAATGTCGGGACCCACCATGCTCAGGAAGAAGAGAAAAGGACATTACCTGCAACAGGAGTTGGAAGGAATTCAGAAGATGGCTACAATTGGAGAAAGTATGGACAGAAGCAGGTGAAAGGTAGTGAATATCCAAGGAGCTACTATAAGTGTACCCATCCAAATTGTGAGGTAAAGAAAAAAATAGAGCATTCCTATGATGGCCAAATAATGGAAATCATCTACAAAGGTGCCCATAATCACCCTAAACCTCAGCCTAATTGCCGAGCACAAGTTGGATCAGCTTCTTTATTTGATGAGATGCCAGAGATGGTTGAAGGCCGTGAAACCTGTAGCAAAGTTGAAGTTGGATCTGTCTGGAAAAATTCAAAGCCAGTGCCTAAGGATGTTAAAGCCGGTTCTGATTGGAAGGCTAATGGTATGGAAAGGACGTCTTCAACATCTGTTGTAACTGAGCTTTCTGATCTGCTATCAGCCACCCATGGAAAATCTACGGGCACATTTAAATCAGCAGGAACTCCGGAGCTTTCTTCCACACTTGTTAGCAATGATGATGATGACGATGATGGGGCTACTCAGGGAAGCATATCACTTGGAGTTGATGCTGACATCGAGGAATCTGAGTCCAAAAGAAG GAGGATAGAAAGCTGCTTGGTAGAAACAAGTCTGGCATCCAGAGCTGTCCGTGAACCAAGAGTAGTTGTCCAAATAGAAAGTGAAATTGACATACTTGATGATGGGTACCGCTGGAGGAAGTATGGTCAAAAAGTTGTAAAGGGGAATCCAAATCCTAG GAGCTATTACAAATGTACAACTGCTGGATGTTCAGTGAGGAAACATGTGGAGAGGGCCTCCCACAATCTGAAATATGTAATTACAACATATGAGGGGAAACACAATCATGAAGTGCCAGCAGCCAGAAACAGCAATACTGCTACCAATACGCAGCCACCTTTGGCATCAGCCGGAAACACCAACAGGCCAAAACCTGAGACACAAATTCAAGATTTTGGACCTGGTTTTGATAGAAAACCAGTTTTTGACAATGATTATTTGAGACACAGTTTTGGTGGAAGTTTCTGTAATGAAATGAAGCTTGGAGCTTCCTCCATTTATCCGCTGAAGTACCCAACCTTTCAACACACGATGCCTTATGGTTCTTTTGAGATCAACTGCGGTGCCACCCATCACTCTGGCTCTATCGCTTCATTTGTTCCAGATTTTCCAATTTCACTGCCATCAAGTGTTCATGCATCTGCGAATCTTTCTCTGGCTGGTgtcgattttaattataatagaaAGCCAATTGGTGAGAGTCAACCTTTGCTCTCGAGGCAGCAGTTGGTGAAGCCCAAATTAGAGCAAAGGGATGATAATCTTTATGATGCTGGGCAGTCCAGCATTGATCATGTAAATGCATCTCGATCATCATCATCAGTAGTATATCAACGCATCATGGAAAACTTTCCATCATAG
- the LOC110659903 gene encoding putative 4-hydroxy-4-methyl-2-oxoglutarate aldolase 2: MALVTTAEICDANPQLIVSGELRALKPIFKIYGRRQVFSGPVVTLKVFEDNVLIREFLEEKGNGRVLVVDGGGSLRCAILGGNPVVQAQNNGWAGIVVNGCIRDVDEINGCDIGVRALASHPMKANKKGIGEKHVPITIGGTRISDGEWLYADTDGILISRTELSI; the protein is encoded by the coding sequence ATGGCACTGGTCACAACTGCAGAAATTTGTGATGCAAATCCACAACTAATTGTGAGTGGTGAGCTCCGGGCACTTAAGCCAATTTTCAAGATTTATGGTCGGCGCCAAGTCTTTTCTGGTCCAGTAGTGACCCTTAAGGTGTTTGAAGACAATGTTCTGATCCGCGAGTTTCTTGAGGAGAAGGGTAATGGCAGAGTTCTTGTTGTAGATGGTGGTGGCAGTCTGCGGTGCGCAATATTGGGAGGCAATCCTGTTGTACAAGCTCAGAATAACGGATGGGCAGGTATAGTGGTTAATGGCTGCATTAGGGATGTTGATGAGATCAATGGCTGTGATATTGGAGTTAGGGCTCTGGCTTCCCATCCTATGAAAGCCAATAAGAAGGGGATCGGGGAGAAACATGTACCAATAACCATTGGAGGGACAAGAATCAGTGATGGTGAATGGCTTTATGCCGACACTGATGGGATCCTTATTTCTCGAACCGAGCTATCTATTTGA
- the LOC110659902 gene encoding seipin-1, which produces MEEEGQEEKEQEYCILLPQADWFIKVISFQADIIYNCILALLSPFMLVFSVAFESYRRTEAAIANVESAVLKVPSKITRGSFILVRKIGVGVVGAVHVLIVLVSVMLLAGFLGVGLVQLWTEEPVLLRQRLFFDYTDMNPKAVFMFGGDVGSIIKKRQIGVPIGHTFHVNLQLLMPDSDYNRQVGMFQLTAEILSSNENVVSKSSRPCMLPFRSLPIRLLQTCLMSIPLVLGISAETQKISVEILKHKEGYPRTKAIRVTLIPRAGTSYLPQLYEAEILMNSRLPWTKQLVRNWKWTISIWATLYIYIMLVIILICCCRPLLFPLTIQNFSDHDGVDKNSSTKENIESGKELKDEREVSDLLRKWQQRRRKRRAIFLQKDTAETEGSSASSISVTREDTSVAVEEDIGESESVCLGD; this is translated from the exons ATGGAAGAAGAGGGGCAAgaagaaaaagaacaagagtacTGCATCCTACTACCACAAGCAGACTGGTTCATAAAAGTAATATCTTTCCAAGCAGATATAATATACAATTGCATTCTAGCTCTCTTATCACCTTTCATGCTCGTCTTTTCCGTGGCCTTTGAATCCTATCGCCGCACTGAAGCAGCCATAGCAAACGTGGAGTCGGCAGTTCTTAAGGTTCCCTCTAAAATCACACGTGGTAGCTTCATCTTGGTGAGGAAGATAGGGGTAGGAGTTGTGGGTGCTGTTCATGTTCTCATTGTTTTGGTAAGTGTAATGCTGTTGGCTGGATTCTTGGGTGTTGGGTTGGTGCAACTGTGGACGGAGGAGCCTGTGTTGCTGAGACAGAGACTGTTCTTTGATTACACTGATATGAACCCTAAGGCTGTGTTCATGTTTGGCGGGGATGTTGGAAGCATCATCAAGAAGAGACAAATTGGTGTTCCAATTGGGCATACCTTTCACGTTAATTTGCAGCTTTTGATGCCTGATTCTGACTATAACAGGCAAGTTGGGATGTTCCAG TTGACAGCGGAAATTTTATCAAGCAATGAAAATGTGGTGTCGAAGTCTAGCCGGCCATGTATGTTACCATTTAGAAGCCTTCCAATTCGGCTATTGCAAACATGTCTCATGAGCATACCCCTTGTATTAGGAATCTCTGCAGAAACCCAGAAGATATCTGTTGAAATACTAAAGCACAAGGAAGGTTATCCAAGAACTAAAGCTATCAGAGTGACTTTGATTCCAAGGGCTGGAACATCATATCTCCCACAACTGTATGAAGCTGAAATCCTCATGAACTCTCGGCTACCGTGGACAAAGCAATTGGTGCGCAACTGGAAATGGACAATTTCTATATGGGCAACATTATACATTTACATTATGCTTGTTATAATTCTCATCTGTTGCTGTAGACCACTTCTCTTCCCATTGACAATACAGAATTTCAGCGACCACGACGGCGTCGATAAAAATTCGAGCACGAAAGAAAACATCGAGTCGGGGAAGGAACTGAAGGATGAAAGAGAAGTTTCAGACTTACTGAGAAAATGGCAGCAAAGGAGGAGGAAGAGAAGGGCAATCTTTCTACAGAAGGATACAGCAGAAACGGAAGGATCATCAGCATCAAGCATAAGCGTTACCAGGGAAGATACGAGTGTGGCAGTGGAAGAGGACATCGGAGAATCGGAGTCTGTGTGTTTAGGTGATTGA